In Elephas maximus indicus isolate mEleMax1 chromosome 25, mEleMax1 primary haplotype, whole genome shotgun sequence, the genomic stretch CCACTTGCttaatctttttctttaaatggacTCATTGTTTTcacttaaattaattttaaaagaaacttttGTAATTAGTAAATGGAAAATCACATTCATTTCTCACAAATATAAGGTAACCAATAAAAATAAGCACAATGAACCCGGAGGTAgtacctcctactttgttgtgtagtgcctggggtcttaaaagcttgcaagtggccatctaaggcatgacaattggtctctatgtgcctggagcaacagagggagaaggagagtcaggtctaggaggaggatatggaatgtgtagctaattgcctccgtgaacaacttcctcctttgccgtgagaccaggagaactggttggtgcctggctaccattcatgaacgttttgatcaaagatctctatagaaggatcctgatcaaaagggcaaATGCAGAACAGAGCTTCAAAGTCTCATgggatccagactttctggagccatggaagctggctCAACCCCTGAAACCactgccctgagacaatctttaaaatttaaaccaaaaacatccctcaAGAGTCTACTTACAACCAGACAATAGTTTAGCTTgtctagtaaagaatatctgccttaaaAAATAAGCACAATGATAGCATCtttgatttacaaaaaaaaaaaaaaagaacaccaagCATCAGAGAGGTGTTCAAGATGcacaaaccccaaaccaaaatgATAATAGAAGCATGAAAAGAGAAGGTCAGAAGGGTGAGAGCCAATGCTGTTTGCTGCCACCTGGATGCCCCACCCACACTAGCGGTAGCCGCCACCTAGAATCACCtcactgatggttcagtggttcACGGTCCACACTCTGAGGGTCACTGACTTGAGGACCCCAGAACGTCTTTTACTgctaaaagaggaaaacaaacaaacaaatgaacaagcaAACAGCACATCTCCCCTATGTGGGTGACCCCTTGGTGATAATGCTGTAGCATGATAATTTAGCATGATGAGCCATCTCTAGGAATCAAGCAATTTAATCAGAGCTATTGGATAGTGACCGTTGGCGCTTACCTTTGTTCTTAAGTCTTTGTTTTTATCTACCCTTTGTTTCGAGAtgtgcttttctttctcttctaggtTGGGTAACTTCTGAAAAATAGAAACCTTTTGAATTACCAACTCGAATGCTTTGTATACTACTATATAGctctttaaaggagccctggtggtgcagcagttaaacgctcagctgctaaccagaaggttggcagttcaaacccaccagctgctccacggaagaaagatgtggtgatctgctttggtaagattacagccttggaaatcctatggagcagttctactctctcctacaggtagctatgagtcggcaacaagcttggttttggtatagctctttaaggagtcctggtggcacaacggataagtgctcggcagctaatcattggtttgaacccaccagccgctcctcaggagaaagacctggcgatctgctctcgtaaagatttcagccgaagaagccctgtgaagcagttctaccccatcctatagggttgctatgggtcagaatcgattcaatggcacacaacaacctaTAGCTCTTTAAGTTCGCTTTAAAACTTGAGCATTCCACCTTACATATTTGTTAATGGTTCTGCCTATTGATGCCTTTTTTCAACCACTGGAGACTTTGGGTGACAGACAACCCCAAACTTGTTGGTAGCTGCCTATCAACATAGCCTAATATAATGGCCTACGTAGCATCTTAAAAAATCATAgaaatacatgtgcacacacacacacatataaacaccaaacctgttgttgttgagtcaattctgactcacagtgaccctataggacagagcagaactgccccatagggcttccaaggagtggctcatggatttgaactgccgaccttttggttatcagccaagctcttaaccactgtgccaccaaaaaccaaaaccaaacccattgccatagagtcaattcagggctctctcactctttctctatacacacacacacacacacacacactttaaaaaTTGGGAAGCTAAAAAACTCACATTTCTAGCTTCTCTAGAATGTGTTCACACTCTTATTCCACCAAGCATTTACATCGAACACCAGGGCTGGGGCTGAGAAAGGCTGCCTTTTTATTGGGGCCTGTGGCACCATCTTGTCTCTCTGACACAGAGACCAAGCCTCCGAGTTACCTCTTGAGGCTCACAATCCCTGAAGTAAAGGTTCTCTTTCTATAACGTCTGAATGCAGCCAGCAAGGAATGTCTAAGGGTAACTAGAGTCTGGAGGCTGATGAGAGATTGGAAGAGTGCTTACACTTTCTCTTCTGATTCTTAGAAACACATTGACTACCAGTAAATTTATGACCTCCAAAAATGTAAGGAAACCTAAGGATgagatttaaaaatttattcaaaGAATGTATTTTAGAAATCATTTCTAATTCCCAGCACCAGAGGTAAACCAGAACTCCAAACATTTCCAGATACGCTGACCTATCTGccttaatggaaaccctgatggctcggtggaaagcctggtggtgtagtggttaagtgtaatggctgctaaccaaaaggtcagcagttcgaatctaccgggtGCCccctggaatctctatggggcagtcccactctgtcctatagggccactatgagtcggaatcaactcgatggcaacaggcttggctttgggttttggtatccaccttaatggagtccctgggcagtgcaaacggttaacacacttggctgctaactaaaaggttcaaggtttgagtccacccagaggtgccccagaagaaaagactggtgatctacctccaacaacaacaaaaaaaatctgatatacatgaggtcgccatgaatcgaaAATaagttgatggcaactgtttttgtttcttttaacctGTCTTAATATTATTTATCTCACTTGCTAATAGGTTGCACCTAGAATACAGAACCATGGTCTCCCAAACTCCCACACAGCAAGATTCTCAGCATCTAACTCTGCGGTAACCACTGTAGGTAACACCCGCAACCCCCTTGTTCCACCACCGGGGACTCTGAACTCACCTGTCCACAGAcatttgtcttgtttttcttcaCTAGTTCAGGGAAGTGGTCATTTTCCCTTTGTTTATTAAAAGGAGTGCTCCTTTGGTATGATTCATTTTCCCTCTGGGGAAGCTGGATGCATTTCTTAAGCTTAAATTCTGCATTTGGGGCCAACTGTAGGGTCTCTTGCTTTTCACAGTTCTGCTTAAAAAGGAGCCTCCCGTTGGCAATGACCATGGAGGCAAACCTCTTGATGTCTTCTGGAACCATCCGTGCCGCCATGACAAATCTCTCCAGGTCATCTGGGTTGTTTTGGACTTTGTCCGTCACAAGAATGTCCAGGGACCAATGGCAGCTATCCAGGCTTTCCTTTGTTTCCAGCAGGGTCTGATAGGAGCGGGAGATTGTCTGGAGCTGATCCTTAAATCTGGCCTGAAGGTTACTGTCAGTGAGGTGACAGGCCAGTTCCTGGATCCCTCGGGCAAAATCCAGAAATTCTCTTAAAGATTCTTCTACGTGGTCCACGGCCCTATGGACAGAGTCAACGCTGGCCTCCAGATACTCTCTAAATCTCCAATTCCTGCTTACGAAGAGCATCAGGCCTGCCACGGCTCTGGCCACCTTGTGCTGCAGGGCTGTGACTGTCTCCTTGGCCACGTTCAGGTCCATGGAGAGCTCCTTTGCCAACTCCTCCGAGGACGAGCTTGAGGAGGAATCTGTGGACATGGTGGAGCAGGAAGAAACCACGCTGGCCCTGCTGCTGTCAGAACTGGAAACGGACGGCAAGTCCAGTTCAGGAGACGTGGATGTGGCCTGTCCAGAGAACCATGAGGAGCTGTGGTCCACGCAAGTCTTGGTGGCCCCGCCtgctttctccagctctttcacaCCTGGAGGAATGTTGGCCATCGCTTTAGGGATGTCGTAAATGTTTGGCTGGGTGTTCTGCTGCTCCACTCGGGGAATCCGAAAGCTTGAGGGAACCTTGTAGGTGACACCCTCATCCAGGGCATCCGTGTCCCTAGGTACCTGAAGACCATAAGCAGGAATTTCTGGAAGACTGAGTTTCTTCTGCCTGGACACATTTTTATACGTATGTTGATTGAGGGAGCTTGCCCTGCTATCCAGGGAAGGACCATGGAAAGTGGGGACAAGCCTGGGAAGAGAGTGGGACCTCGTTTCTTCCCCCAAGCTGCTCAGAGGCGTGTTTCTCACACTGGCTTTTTCTGGAGACACCGGAGTGTCATAAATCCATTCTGCCTTCTGAGGGTTTGGTAATGTGCTGTAGCTGCCTCTTCCAGCCATCAGTGATGTCAGAGGAGCACTGTGTTCCTGTGGAGAAACCACACCAAGCTAACCAGTTTAGTCGTGATAAAAAGAGGGCTTGCGTGACTTATACAGCAAACGTGTTATACCGAGGACCTACtgagtgccagacactgtgcctcTTAAAAACTCAGTTGTCACTCCCTTGCTGAAGCTTCTTCAGTGCTCGCCATTGCCGTTATCTTCAAGGCCCTTCACAATCCAGCCCCACCCTCCCTGAGCCTCTTTTCTCTCTACTTCCAgcactcctgcccctgctacatccgccactggcctccttgcagatccaggcacttggctgctcaccttTCCCTGGACACAGAGTGCTTGTTTAATTTAATTTTGCCCAAATGACTCCCTGTGCCCTCCGCGCCCTTCCAATCCTTTCCTTTTCATTGAACCGACTCATAGGCATGCCtccacactcagctgaaatgccACTTCTTTTGTAAAGCCTTTCTGAGTAACCTCAGGCCTAAGGctatttaaaggagccctggtggtgcaacggttatgcgctcagctgctaacctaaaggtgggtggcttgaacccaccagcagctccgtgagagaaaagacctgacagtctcctcccataaagattacagcccaggaaaccctatggggcagttctacgctgtcatgtggggtccctgtgagtcagaattgacttcaaggCACACAGCAATAAGACTAGGGTGTACTTGTGGTAGAATGCAATAATAAACATGGATTACACAGACTTCAAATCAAACCACACATATTTCCCCTATGTACAAGGAAAAGCCTACTTTACCATAATGGGTCGATGAAGTATTCAATAACAAGAAGAAATTATCTACTGTTTATTGAGTttttgctctgtgccaggcactgtactagatcCTTTGGAGGgactatctcatttaatactcCTAAGAAGCCTGTAATAAGACCCTGAGGCATTGAGAAGTTGAACGTCTTATTCAAAACCACATACCTAGTTCTATTCCAGAACACCATTGGAATTAAGGGGTTTTGCCTCAAATgaggaagtccctgagtggtgcaaatggttattaacttggctggtaactgaaaggttgaaggttggagtccacccagaggtgtctcagaaggaaggcctggcaatctacttctgaaaggtcacagccattgaaaaccctatggagcaaagttctactctgacatacttgggatcgtcatgagtcagcatcaactcaatggcaactggtttggcctcAAATAAGGTCTCTGCTTTGAGGGAGTTGTGTTCCTATTTTTGACCAAGCTACTCAGTTCCCCAGAGCATGGTCAGGTTCTCCTAGCATCGGGTCTCAGGCCCTCTCCGTACTTACACTGGCTTGGCTGCCCAGAGCCTGCAGTCCTGCCTTTTGAGGGCTGGCTGGTATGTCATATAACTGCTGCTTTTCCGGCATCTGGGAAGAGACCGCAAAGGAGAACAACTTGGATTTTTCCTGCTTGGTGGCTGCACGTCACAAATGCTCCCCACTCCAATGTTTTCTCCAAATGAAAACACAAATTGTGGAAGATTTTAGGGCTCTCGGTCCTTGTGCTCTTACGGTGGGATGTGTATGCTGCAGTGGACGTGTTTTCAACAGCAGACTTTGTGCTTTCAAAACGCACCTTCCTGACTGGAGATGGAGGATAAACTATAGAGAGAGCTGACTGCAATCACCCGagtcaggtccctgggtggtgcaaagggtgaacacacttggctgctcatggagaggttggaggtttgagtccacccagaggcaccacagaagaaaggtctattgatctacttctgaaaaaatgtaccattgaaaaccctgtggagcacagttctactctaagacacatggggccaccataagttggaatggacttgacagcagctggtttggagCCTGAGTTTAAAACAGTGATTCTCTTCCTACTGTGAGTTAGCCTGAGGACAGGGGCAGGGGAGCTTAATGCCACAGGGGAGTTTTGATGGGTTAAGAAGTGAGCGAAGTTGTTTTCTGGCTACGTAATGCATGTCTTACCAATGTGATGTACCAGCTacataccaaacaaaaaacaacccactgctgttgagtcgattcagactcatagtgaccctacagagtagaactgccccacagagtttccaaggagtgcctggtggatttgaactgccaaccttttggttagcagctgtagcactaaactgctataccaccagagtttcctagttACATACagttaagttaaaaaaagaaaagaagcctaAAATCTCACTCCCCAGATATGATCAGCTTTAAGCCTGtggtatgtatcttgcagccctggtggcacagcggttaagagcccagctgctaaccaaaagatgagcagtttgattctaccagccactccttggaaaccct encodes the following:
- the CASS4 gene encoding cas scaffolding protein family member 4 isoform X3; the encoded protein is MKGASILDRPPVALLAKALYDNQPDCVDELAFCRGDILTILEQNVPESEGWWKCVLRGRQGLAPANRLQVLSGAPADRPFPPLLGGPETALASSEEAHQMASLLSPPLPGPVYEHMRSWVEVPPPSTAQVYEFPDPPPSARIVCEKTPSFHKETFLTLPRPMQSSLSALPSQVYDIPTQSRILPAIKEHSAPLTSLMAGRGSYSTLPNPQKAEWIYDTPVSPEKASVRNTPLSSLGEETRSHSLPRLVPTFHGPSLDSRASSLNQHTYKNVSRQKKLSLPEIPAYGLQVPRDTDALDEGVTYKVPSSFRIPRVEQQNTQPNIYDIPKAMANIPPGVKELEKAGGATKTCVDHSSSWFSGQATSTSPELDLPSVSSSDSSRASVVSSCSTMSTDSSSSSSSEELAKELSMDLNVAKETVTALQHKVARAVAGLMLFVSRNWRFREYLEASVDSVHRAVDHVEESLREFLDFARGIQELACHLTDSNLQARFKDQLQTISRSYQTLLETKESLDSCHWSLDILVTDKVQNNPDDLERFVMAARMVPEDIKRFASMVIANGRLLFKQNCEKQETLQLAPNAEFKLKKCIQLPQRENESYQRSTPFNKQRENDHFPELVKKNKTNVCGQKLPNLEEKEKHISKQRVDKNKDLRTKNPSTLLPQPLSLQNPEKKIHLSEHCRLYFGALFKAISVFTSSLSNSQPPENFITQSKLIIVIGQKLVDTLCKETQERDARNEILGCSSHLCSLLKNLALATKDAVLQYPSPEALRHLQAEAETLERHTRQLRQALE
- the CASS4 gene encoding cas scaffolding protein family member 4 isoform X2; this encodes MKGASILDRPPVALLAKALYDNQPDCVDELAFCRGDILTILEQNVPESEGWWKCVLRGRQGLAPANRLQVLSGAPADRPFPPLLGGPETALASSEEAHQMASLLSPPLPGPVYEHMRSWVEVPPPSTAQVYEFPDPPPSARIVCEKTPSFHKETFLTLPRPMQSSLSALPSQVYDIPTQSRILPAIKMPEKQQLYDIPASPQKAGLQALGSQASEHSAPLTSLMAGRGSYSTLPNPQKAEWIYDTPVSPEKASVRNTPLSSLGEETRSHSLPRLVPTFHGPSLDSRASSLNQHTYKNVSRQKKLSLPEIPAYGLQVPRDTDALDEGVTYKVPSSFRIPRVEQQNTQPNIYDIPKAMANIPPGVKELEKAGGATKTCVDHSSSWFSGQATSTSPELDLPSVSSSDSSRASVVSSCSTMSTDSSSSSSSEELAKELSMDLNVAKETVTALQHKVARAVAGLMLFVSRNWRFREYLEASVDSVHRAVDHVEESLREFLDFARGIQELACHLTDSNLQARFKDQLQTISRSYQTLLETKESLDSCHWSLDILVTDKVQNNPDDLERFVMAARMVPEDIKRFASMVIANGRLLFKQNCEKQETLQLAPNAEFKLKKCIQLPQRENESYQRSTPFNKQRENDHFPELVKKNKTNVCGQNPSTLLPQPLSLQNPEKKIHLSEHCRLYFGALFKAISVFTSSLSNSQPPENFITQSKLIIVIGQKLVDTLCKETQERDARNEILGCSSHLCSLLKNLALATKDAVLQYPSPEALRHLQAEAETLERHTRQLRQALE
- the CASS4 gene encoding cas scaffolding protein family member 4 isoform X1, giving the protein MKGASILDRPPVALLAKALYDNQPDCVDELAFCRGDILTILEQNVPESEGWWKCVLRGRQGLAPANRLQVLSGAPADRPFPPLLGGPETALASSEEAHQMASLLSPPLPGPVYEHMRSWVEVPPPSTAQVYEFPDPPPSARIVCEKTPSFHKETFLTLPRPMQSSLSALPSQVYDIPTQSRILPAIKMPEKQQLYDIPASPQKAGLQALGSQASEHSAPLTSLMAGRGSYSTLPNPQKAEWIYDTPVSPEKASVRNTPLSSLGEETRSHSLPRLVPTFHGPSLDSRASSLNQHTYKNVSRQKKLSLPEIPAYGLQVPRDTDALDEGVTYKVPSSFRIPRVEQQNTQPNIYDIPKAMANIPPGVKELEKAGGATKTCVDHSSSWFSGQATSTSPELDLPSVSSSDSSRASVVSSCSTMSTDSSSSSSSEELAKELSMDLNVAKETVTALQHKVARAVAGLMLFVSRNWRFREYLEASVDSVHRAVDHVEESLREFLDFARGIQELACHLTDSNLQARFKDQLQTISRSYQTLLETKESLDSCHWSLDILVTDKVQNNPDDLERFVMAARMVPEDIKRFASMVIANGRLLFKQNCEKQETLQLAPNAEFKLKKCIQLPQRENESYQRSTPFNKQRENDHFPELVKKNKTNVCGQKLPNLEEKEKHISKQRVDKNKDLRTKNPSTLLPQPLSLQNPEKKIHLSEHCRLYFGALFKAISVFTSSLSNSQPPENFITQSKLIIVIGQKLVDTLCKETQERDARNEILGCSSHLCSLLKNLALATKDAVLQYPSPEALRHLQAEAETLERHTRQLRQALE